In Kwoniella shivajii chromosome 9, complete sequence, one genomic interval encodes:
- a CDS encoding pre-mRNA-splicing factor CWC22 has product MPRSPSISHSPSPSRSPVRSRARSGSVHRRNSSPDDVPASKRKRSPSPNPRDRSPSPPSRRRRSSRSPPSRPSGPNDIEAPRVMDVDPNRKRAREAAMLEASINQELTKPNGNGVVAVNGASKADEVAKAEFAKLIGSRSGGAYIPPARLRAMQAEAAKDKTSTEFQRLSWDALKKSINGMINKVNVSNIKHVVPELFGENLIRGKGLFARSIMRAQASSLPFTPVFAALVAIVNTKLPQVGELVLIRLISQFRRAYKRNDKIVCNATSTFIAHLCNQYVAHEIVALQILLLCLDRPTDDSIEVAVAFMREVGFFLSENSPKANNTVFERFRAVLHEGAISKRCQYMIEVLFQVRKDKYKDNPAIPEGLDLVEEEEQITHRITLDDELQVQESLNLFKVDPNYMENEKRYEDIKKEILGDSDDESGSESGSYDSESEDEDNDVAPEKAGIADMTETNLINLRRTIYLTIMNSLNFEEAVHKLMKINIPEGREIELCNMIVECCSQERSYSNFYGLIGERFCKLNRVWTDNFQEAFAKYYDTIHRYETNKLRNIGRFFGHLLASDAISWAVLHAVHMNEEETTSSSRIFVKILMQEMTEEMGLNKLVSRFQIQDLKPALSGMFPMDNPKNTRFAINYFTSIGLGKVTEDMRTYLANAPKILAAQQAAMLANASSSDSDSSSSDSSDTTSSSDSDSDSDSDSDSESDYSRRKSSTRRRRYSSDSRSRSPPPARKRYSSDSRSPSPPPRKRADSPPRRKRDSPSPRRRRYSDSVSPPPRRRDSPPPRRRGSPSPSSPPTRRRNDSPPPRRRYSPSPSPPRRRDDSPPRRRRDDSPPPRRRRDSSTPPRRR; this is encoded by the exons ATGCCTCGTTCTCCTTCAATCTCccactcaccttcaccttctcgtTCTCCCGTTCGATCACGCGCACGTTCTGGCTCGGTCCATCGACGCAATTCATCACCAGATGATGTCCCAGCcagtaaaaggaaaag atcaccttcaccaaatCCCCGAGACAGATCgccttcacctccttcacgCAGAAGACGGTCATCTCGCTCACCGCCATCCCGTCCTTCCGGACCAAATGATATAGAAGCGCCTCGAGTAATGGACGTTGATCCCAATAGAAAGAGGGCAAGGGAAGCAGCAATGTTAGAAGCATCTATCAACCAAGAGTTGACGAAACCCAATGGTAATGGAGTCGTAGCAGTAAATGGTGCATCAAAAGCGGATGAAGTGGCAAAGGCTGAATTCGCAAAGTTGATCGGATCAAGATCCGGTGGTGCTTATATACCTCCAGCAAGATTGAGAGCTATGCAAGCTGAGGCTGCGAAAGATAAAACTTCAACCGAGTTTCAAAGGTTATCGTGGGATGCATTGAAGAAAAGTATAAATGGTATGATCAACAAG GTAAATGTTTCGAATATCAAACATGTTGTACCGGAATTGTTTGGAGAGAATCTCATCAGAGGAAAAGGCTTATTCGCAAGATCAATCATGCGTGCTCAGGCATCCTCATTACCATTCACTCCCGTTTTTGCCGCTTTAGTTGCTATAGTGAACACAAAATTACCGCAAGTGGGAGAGTTGGTTCTGATCAGGTTGATAAGTCAATTTAGAAGAGCGTATAAGAGAAAtgacaaa ATTGTCTGCAACGCTACATCAACGTTCATTGCCCACCTGTGTAATCAATACGTTGCTCACGAAATCGTAGCGTTACAAATCCTTTTGTTGTGTTTAGACAGACCAACCGATGATTCAATCGAAGTGGCAGTAGCTTTCATGAGAGAAGTGGGATTCTTCTTATCCGAGAACTCACCCAAAGCGAACAACACCGTATTTGAGCGGTTTAGAGCTGTTCTACATGAAGGTGCCATCAGTAAGAGATGTCAATACATGATCGAGGTGTTGTTCCAAGTCAGAAAAGACAAATACAAAGATAACCCCGCTATTCCGGAAGGCTTAGATTtggttgaagaggaagaacaaatcACCCATAGAATTACATTGGATGATGAGTTACAGGTTCAAGAGTCTCTGA ATCTTTTCAAAGTTGACCCTAATTACATGGAGAACGAGAAAcgatatgaagatatcaagaaagagattcttggtgattcagacgatgaatctggatctgaatcAGGATCATACGACTcagaatctgaagatgaagataatgatgtGGCCCCTGAGAAAGCTGGTATCGCCGATATGACTGAAACGAATCTGATCAATTTGAGAAGGACTATCTATTTGACTATCATGAACTCT CTCAACttcgaagaagctgttcacaagttgatgaagataaacATACCTGAAGGTCGAGAG ATCGAATTGTGTAACATGATAGTAGAATGTTGTTCTCAAGAACGATCGTACTCGAACTTCTATGGTTTGATTGGTGAAAGGTTCTGTAAACTCAATAGAGTGTGGACCGATAATTTCCAAGAAGCATTTGCCAAGTACTACGATACGATTCATCGATATGAGACCAACAAACTTCGAAATATCGGTAGATTTTTCGGACATCTTTTAGCTTCGGACGCTATAAGCTGGGCAGTCTTACATGCGGTTCATatgaacgaagaagagactacatcatcttcaagaatTTTCGTCAAGATCTTAATGCAAGAAATGACTGAAGAAATGGGATTAAACAAATTGGTTTCCAGATTCCAAATACAGGATCTCAAACCTGCACTCAGTGGAATGTTCCCCATGGATAACCCCAAAAATACCAGATTTGCTATCAATTATTTCACTTCTATTGGTCTAGGTAAAGTGACTGAAGACATGAGAACTTATCTAGCGAACGCGCCTAAAATATTAGCTGCTCAACAGGCTGCTATGTTAGCAaatgcttcttcatcagattcagattcttcttcatcggatTCATCAGATACCACTTCTTCAAgtgattctgattctgattcggatagtgatagtgatagtgaaAGTGACTATTCGAGAAGAAAATCGTctacaagaagaagaaggtattccTCTGATagcagatcaagatcaccacctccagctaGAAAAAGGtattcatcagattcaagatcaccttccCCGCCTCCAAGGAAGAGGGCTGATTCACCTCCtaggagaaagagagatagtCCCTCACCTAGAAGGAGGAGATATAGCGATAGTGTTTCTCCACCTcccagaagaagagactcCCCACCTCCCAGAAGGAGaggatcaccttcaccatcttctcctccaacaagaagaagaaacgattcACCTCCTccgagaagaagatattcaCCATCGCCATCTCCACCCAGACGAAGGGATGATTCACctccaagaagaagaagggatgattcCCCACctccaagaagaaggagagataGCTCGACGCCGCCTAGAAGGAGGTAA